CGGCATGGTCGAACATCGCGGCATCGGCCTGTGGCTGACCCATGCCGGGCTGATCGCCGGCATCCTGTTCATCTTCTTCCCGATCTGGCTGGCCTTTGTCGCGTCGACCGTCGATCAACAGCAGATCGTGCATCCGCCGATGCCGCTCTTGCCGGGCGACAAGTTTGTCGAGAACTACGGCAAGGCGCTGGTCTCTGGCATCAACGCGCCGGTGGCGGTGATGCTGATGAACTCCGCGATCATGGCCATCGGTATCGCGGTGGGAAAGATCGCCATCTCGATCCTGTCGGCCTTTGCCATCGTCTATTTCCGCTTCCCGTTGCGGCGGGTGTTTTTCTGGCTGATCTTCCTGACCCTGATGCTGCCGGTTGAGGTGCGGATCGTGCCCACCTATGAGGTCGTGGCGGGCTTCGGCATGCTCAACAGCTATTCCGGTCTGATCCTGCCGCTGATCGCATCGGCCACCGCCACCTTCCTGTTCCGGCAGTTCTTCATGACGGTGCCGGACGAGTTGGCCGAGGCCGCGCGGGTCGACGGTGCCCGCCCGATGCGGTTTTTCTGGGATATCCTGTTGCCGATGAGCCGGACGAACATGGCGGCCCTGTTCGTCATCCTCTTCATCTACGGCTGGAACCAGTATCTCTGGCCGCTTCTGATCACGACGGACCCGTCGATGAACACCATCGTCATGGGCATCAAGCAGATGTTCCCCAGTGGTGACGACATCGCCGACTGGCCGGTGATAATGGCGACCTCGATCCTGGCGATGCTGCCCCCGGTGATCGTGGTGGTGGGGATGCAGCGGCTGTTCATCCGCGGGCTTGTGGAAAGCGAGAAATAGATGGCGACCGTCACGCTGAAGAACCTGAAAAAGAGCTTCGGCAAGACCGAGGTGATCCACGGTGTGGACATGGACGTCGCCGATGGCGAGTTCATCGTGATCGTCGGGCCGTCGGGCTGCGGAAAGTCGACGCTTCTGCGGATGGTGGCGGGGCTGGAGACCGTGACCTCGGGCGAGGTGCAGATCGGCGGCGCGCGGGTGAACGAGAAGGAACCGATGGACCGCGACATCGCGATGGTGTTCCAGAACTACGCGCTTTACCCGCATATGTCGGTCTTCGATAACATGGCCTACGGGCTGAAGATCGCGAAGACCCCGAAAGAAGAGATCCGCGCGCGCGTACACAATGCTGCGGAGCTTTTGCAGCTGGAACCCTACCTGTCCCGCAAGCCGCGTGAGTTGTCGGGCGGCCAGCGCCAGCGGGTCGCCATGGGCCGCGCCATCGTGCGCAAACCGGCGGTGTTCCTGTTCGACGAACCGCTTTCGAACCTCGATGCGAAGCTGCGCGTGCAGATGCGCCTTGAGATCAAGCAGCTTCAGCGGGAGCTTGGCGTGACCGCGCTTTACGTCACCCATGATCAGGTGGAGGCGATGACGCTGGCCGACCGGATGATCGTGATGAATGCCGGACAGGCCGATCAGATCGGTGCGCCGCTTGATGTCTATGCCCATCCCCGGACGACCTTTGTGGCCGGTTTCATCGGATCGCCCCCGACCAATTTTCTGAATGCCCGTCTGGCCCGGGCGACTGGCGCGCATCAGGTCGGCATCCGGCCCGAGAATATCCGCCTGACCGATGCTGCCAGCGGCCGGATCGCGGGCACCGTGCTATATTCCGAACCCTTGGGCGCGGAAACCCTTGTCCATGTCCGGCTGGAAGATGGCAGGCTGGTCACCGTGCGCCTGAACGGCATTCCGCCCGAACACCCCGAGGGTACGACGCTTGGCCTGATCTGGGACGCCGCGGACGAGATGCACTTCGCGGCGGACGGCACGCGCGCGGGCTGAGGCACGGGCCTTCCCAGCCAGACACCGCCGACTGAAACCCGGCCGGTTCCGGGGGTGTGGCTGTCCCGCCGGTCTTCCTTGTCCCTCGAATGCGCCGCATTTCCTGCGCCCGTTGCAGGACTTCGTTCAACCTTTTCCCGCAAGAGGCGGCAAAGATCGAACGAAGGGATGATCCCATGTCGATGATCGACGCCTTCTGGGTTGTCCTGTGCGCCCTGATCGTGCTGGACATGCAGGCCGGGTTCCTGTGCCTTGAGGCCGGAACCGTGCGCGAAAAGAACGCCGCAAACGTCGCCCTGAAAAACCTCAGCGACGTCTGTTTCGTCAGCCTGCTGTTCTGGGCCGTCGGCTTTGGCCTGATGTATGGCCCCAGCGTCGGCGGGCTGTTCGGCACCGGTCCGTTCTTCCCCGATATGCGCTTTCCCGAACAGATGGAGAATGCGGGCTTCCTGCTGTTCCAGATGGCCTTTGCTGCCACGGCGGCGACCATCGTGTCCGGCGCCGTGGCAGAGCGCGAACGGTATGAGGGCTATATCCTGCTGTCGATCATCCTTGGCGGCTTCGTCTATCCCGTTGTGGGCCACTGGATCTGGGGGGCCAATCTGGGCGGGTCCGGTGGGTGGCTTCAGGCGCTGGGGTTTCACGACTTCGCCGGGGCAACGGTCGTACATTCGCTGGGCGGTTGGGCGGCGCTGTGTGCGGTGATCGTTCTTGGCCCGCGGCTGGGGCGGTTCGGCGGCAAGAACCGGCATTTCGAAGAGAACTCCATCGCGCTGGCTGCCCTTGGCACCATCCTTCTGTGGATCGGCTGGGGCGCGTTCAACGGGGGCAGCGCGCTGGCCTTCAGCGTTTCGGTGCCGCGGATCGTGATCCACACCATGCTGACGGCGGCCTCGGGCGGGATCGCCGCGGTGGTCGTTTCCCGCATGATGTACGGCTTCGTCAGGATCGATCTTGTCCTGAACGGTGTGCTGGCCGGGCTGGTCGCCGGCACCGCCGGGGTGGACTATTACGGGCCGTTTCAGGCCATCGCCGTCGGCATGGCCGGTGCGATTGCAATGATCGCAACCGATGCGCTGTTGCAGGTGGGCCGGATCGATGACGTGGTGGGGGCCGTGCCCGTGCATCTGGGGGCCGGGATCGCCGGCACGCTGCTGGTCGCGCTTTTGGCCCCGGTGGACGTGTTGCCCGCTGGCGGCCGTCTTGCACAACTGGGCGTGCAGGCCTTGGGCGTGGCGGCGGTCGGGGCCTTCGTGATCGCCACCGTGCTGCCCGCGGCGCTGCT
The genomic region above belongs to Rhodovulum sp. P5 and contains:
- the ugpE gene encoding sn-glycerol-3-phosphate ABC transporter permease UgpE, with translation MVEHRGIGLWLTHAGLIAGILFIFFPIWLAFVASTVDQQQIVHPPMPLLPGDKFVENYGKALVSGINAPVAVMLMNSAIMAIGIAVGKIAISILSAFAIVYFRFPLRRVFFWLIFLTLMLPVEVRIVPTYEVVAGFGMLNSYSGLILPLIASATATFLFRQFFMTVPDELAEAARVDGARPMRFFWDILLPMSRTNMAALFVILFIYGWNQYLWPLLITTDPSMNTIVMGIKQMFPSGDDIADWPVIMATSILAMLPPVIVVVGMQRLFIRGLVESEK
- the ugpC gene encoding sn-glycerol-3-phosphate ABC transporter ATP-binding protein UgpC, with product MATVTLKNLKKSFGKTEVIHGVDMDVADGEFIVIVGPSGCGKSTLLRMVAGLETVTSGEVQIGGARVNEKEPMDRDIAMVFQNYALYPHMSVFDNMAYGLKIAKTPKEEIRARVHNAAELLQLEPYLSRKPRELSGGQRQRVAMGRAIVRKPAVFLFDEPLSNLDAKLRVQMRLEIKQLQRELGVTALYVTHDQVEAMTLADRMIVMNAGQADQIGAPLDVYAHPRTTFVAGFIGSPPTNFLNARLARATGAHQVGIRPENIRLTDAASGRIAGTVLYSEPLGAETLVHVRLEDGRLVTVRLNGIPPEHPEGTTLGLIWDAADEMHFAADGTRAG